Genomic DNA from uncultured Acetobacterium sp.:
TCAGCCCCCCCAACCATGATTGATATTAGATGACTAAAGACGATTTTCTGACAGTTTCAGATTTTATCCGGTTTTTTTGAGGAAGAAAATCCGGATGAATGTCTGGAAATCAACTTAAAAAAAGATGGCGTGATTATAATAAGGGGACGTTTCATGACATGTGTTAAAAAACATGTTATGAAACGTCCCCTTGTCATATTTGTCATAATATCCTCAAGTTTTTGATTAATATTTAGCAGGATTCTTATTCATACCCACGAATAGATGATTGAAAAAAACAATGATGAAAGCGGCAAGTAGTGAATTAAGAAAACCACCCATACTGATATTGGCCACAAAATGGTCAGCAATCATAATCGTCCAGGCATTCACAATGAAACTGAATAAACCCAGGGTGAGAAGGCTAAGCGGTAGGGTAATCAATAGCAGAATCGGCTTTAATAATAAATTGACTCCCAACAGAACCAATCCCATGATCAGCAGTGCTGGGATACTGTCGATCTGAATCGTATAAGAGATGAGTGACAAACAATAGATCGTCACAATGATTGATAGATATTCCATAAGCAGTTTTGTCATTTTTACCTCCCTAAATAGGTTATCTGATTTTAATCAAAACCTTGACTTTATCAGTGCTGACATCGATAAGATCATAGGGTTCATCGCCGTTTAAAGACTGCAGCAGTTTGATGACATCAATAAAGAGTTCTTTCGCTAAGTGGATTGAAATACGGGAGGATGGATTCGGAGCAGCTGCTTTTGGTGCAAAAAAACAGCCAATGACCAGAATGTCCAGAAAACAATCCAGTAATTCTTCAAAGATATACAATGGGATTGGAAAGGGGATCTTTATAAATCGCCTGTCCTCAATCTCAAGCCGGATCCACAATGCATGGAATCCCTTAATCGACATATACCCGTACCTTAATCATCGATTGGCTACTTTCATCCCAGGCTTCCACCTCAATAATATTCGGTTCATCCAGCGTACCGTTGATCACCTCTTCAATGATTTTCGCAAAATCGATGCTGGAAATATCGATCCCTTTGGATTCCATATCTTTTCTGGCATCGGGAGGAATCATCGCAGTCATCTTGTCGGCGATTTCACCAATCGTGGTCAAAAGACCGATCGGGATATTGACATTCACATTAACGGAATTGTTATCTGAGGTGACTTTTATCCTGAAAAATTTATAATTATGTTTTTTGGTGGTTGCAACGACGGGAATCATTGCCGCTTCCTTGGTCATATTTAGTGCGTCAAGAAGTTCCATCCCTTCGGCAGCCGTAATTTGCCCTTTTTCGATCATTTCTAGAATTTTTTGTTGTTCGTTCATCACTTAAACCTCCGTTTTATAAATTTTTTATTCGTTCCGTTGCTTCTTTTGAGGTGATTTCACCGTTAGACAGCTGATCCAGGATTTCATTTCTGACCGCTGTTTTATCTTCTTTTTCCTTAATTAGTTCTTTTGATAGTACTTCATAGCCCAGACCTCTGATGACCGTATCCAGTTTACCGCGAACCGTTGGGTAAGAGATCCCCAACTCTTTTTCAACATCCTTGATATTTCCCCGACACTTGATGAATACTTTGATAAATTCAAGATCTTCATCCGGCAGACGACAGAATTCGCATGGTTGGAAGTTTCCTTCTATGGTAGTTGCGCACTTGGGACAATTGAGTTTAGTGATGGAAAGTTTTTCATCACAGACCGGGCATTTACCCGGAGCTTTGTATTTCATGATTTCACCATCCTTATTGGTTATTTGAGTATAATATAACGCATATTATTGAATAGGTCAATAATATAATTAATAATATTAATATACATGTTAATATTATTAATTTTATGTTGTGGATTGATTAGTTTTCATGGAAAGTCTGAGCAAAGACGGGAAAAATAGGTTAATATCAGCCGTTTCGCTGTATCAATGTTCCTGTTCTGGGGAAAGGGTACGAGACTTTGCGATCCCCAATTCCTTATGAAGATGCACAGCCATAAATACAGCCGTAACGGCAGAGATAACATCAGAAATCGGTTGGGCATAAATAATACCACTTATTCCCCAAATCATCGGGAGAATTAGAATGATGGGGACAAAGAAAATTCCCTGTCGGCAAGCACCAAGGATAAAACCTTCTTTCGCTTTTCCCAGTACTAGGAACAGTGATGAATATACCGTATAGAAACCAAAAAGCAGGAAAGAAAAACCGTTTGCCCGCAATGCTGTTTGCCCGACATTAATCATGTCAATATCACCTTTTGTAAATTGGGAAATGATTGTTGTGGAGAATAAAGCCATAGCTAATCCAAAGATTACACAAAATATCGTTGACCATATTACGGCAGTTTTGGTTGCTTCATATAAGCGCTCGTATTTGTTTGCTCCATAGCTATATC
This window encodes:
- a CDS encoding phage holin family protein; protein product: MTKLLMEYLSIIVTIYCLSLISYTIQIDSIPALLIMGLVLLGVNLLLKPILLLITLPLSLLTLGLFSFIVNAWTIMIADHFVANISMGGFLNSLLAAFIIVFFNHLFVGMNKNPAKY
- a CDS encoding DUF2089 domain-containing protein; the encoded protein is MKYKAPGKCPVCDEKLSITKLNCPKCATTIEGNFQPCEFCRLPDEDLEFIKVFIKCRGNIKDVEKELGISYPTVRGKLDTVIRGLGYEVLSKELIKEKEDKTAVRNEILDQLSNGEITSKEATERIKNL